DNA from Tumebacillus sp. BK434:
CGATGGTCAACATCGGGATCAACCCGTTCACCGCCGTTCTGGGAGTGCAAAACGGGCAATTGCTGCAGGAACCGGAGATTCTGCCGCTGATGCAGGCTGCCGTCGCAGAAGCGGAACGGGCAGCGCTGGCTGACGGAATCGTGCTGGAGGACAGTTTCTTGCGCGTGCTGGAAGTGTGCCGCAACACCGCCGACAACACGTCGTCGATGCTGCAGGATCTGCAAAAAGGACGGCGCACCGAAATCGAGGCGATGTGCGGTGTTGTCGTGGAAATTGCTGAACAATCGGGCTTTCCGGCACCCTATAATTTTTTTCTCAAAAAAATAGTCAAAAAATGTGAAACAAAACGCCTCGAACTGTCATCGTTAGAGGTGAAGGGCTTGTTCGAGCAGTTTTTTCACAAAAACTTAATGGATATTTAGTTTTAATCAATTCTAAACTCACTCATAACATCACCGAATATTTCACTAGGAGTATACGGTAAAATAAAATCCAAAGAAAACTATTTACAAACGTTGGAACGGGCTGTATAATAACGATAGTAAATCGTAATCGTTGCGATTTATAAGTGACCCCAAATTGAGATCGATGAGCCCCTCCGCTTGTCGATCGCTTTTTTTTGCCTTTTTATAGAAAAGGGCAGGTCTCCGCGGAGACCTGCCCTTTTGTTATTTAGAAGTAATCGAGCATCAGCGGTTTCTGGCTGCTGGCCCAGAGACTGTTCAGTACGGGAAGTGCATTCGGGTCGTGGACAGATAATTTCCCGAGAAATTGTGCTTCTTCGACCGTCAGATAGCCGAAGAAAATCTGCGACCAAGTCCCGATGTCGGCGCTCGCTTGCGCCGGTTCGCTGCTGGCGGAGACGATTGCTGAACCTGCCGTTTCGACAGCTACCTGCCAGGTGCCTTCGTTCCACGGCGCAAACGAATCTTGAACACCAAGCCGCACGCTGCCCGGCTGGGCTAGAGGAGAGGTCACCTGCCAAGCGGCGGTCACATCGACGATGCGGCCCATGAACCAGTTCTCCGTGTCTGACTGCATTTGTTTCGGATCGTGGAGCAGGGAGGAGAGGATCGAATCGATGCCCGTCTCCCACTCCCAGCCTTTGAGCAGGTTGTCTCGTTCGAGCAGCGACAGCAGCCCTTTTTGCGCGTCGATGTTGGCGGCGATCAGCTCTTTGACGAACAAGCGGTTGTCTTCTTGCTGGACCAGCACGATGTAACCTTGGGGGCGATCGTCCGCATCGCGCCAGATGTAAAGGCGCGGTTTCGAACCGCCGAACACATTTTGCACGATCTTGACCCACTCGCGGTCGCTGCGCTGCAGGAGGCCATTGCGTGTCATGGCATAACGGTCATAGATATCTTTCAATGCGTCCAGTTCTGCTTCGCTGCTGCGGACGATGCGGCCGCTGTCCGGGGCAGCGGGGGTTGCAAACAGCGGGCGCTGGGCCGGAGATTTGAAAATCCGCTTTTCGCAGCAATATTCATAGCCAAACTGACGGTAGAAACTGTACGAACTCGGATGCAGGCAACTGACCGGCACGCCGTCAGCTTTCAGTTCTTGCAAGATCGAGGCGAGCAGCGTGCGGACATAGCCTTGCCCGCGCTCTTCAATGCGCGTGGCGATCGAAGCGATACCGCCCATCGGCAGCGCCTGGCCGTGCAGGTATTGGCGATAGTCGAACAATCGCCCGGTCACTTTCATCTCGCCTCGCACAAACACGCAGCGGGTGTCGTTCAAGTCGGTCAAATGGCGCATTTCGACCGCCCGTTCCGGATAGAGTTGATGATACGATTCGGCACGAATCTGGCAATACGTTTCCCATTCCTGCTCCTCGATGCGGCGTACTTCCAAAGTCAAAACGATCACACCTTTCCCTTCAATCCGTTACCTATTCTGGACTTGGAAGGCATTTCCTTCTGAACGGAAACATCTTGCAAAACGACTCATATGGTGTAATATTACACTATAAGGGTGGTTTTGGAGGTGTTGGCAAGATGGAGAAGCTCTGGCTGCGGAGTGCCGGATTTGATTTGAGTTGGCTGATCGTGCCGATCACAGCGGTGTTGTTCTTGCTGCCGCTCGACCGGGCGCCGCAAGCGGTGATCGCGGGGGTGGCGCTGGGGTCGCTGTTGTTGTCGGGCGTGCACATCGGGACGAATTGGACGCTTTTGTTTCGGGACGGGACGTTTTGGCGGCACGACCGGATGCGCTATGTCCACATGGGCTGGCTGATCCTGATCGCCTCGGCGCTGCTGTCGGCGTGGAATCTTTCCTTGTTCATGTCGGTTTACGTCTACTGGGGACTGTGGCATTTTGCCCGGCAACACTGGGGGATCGCAATGCTCTATAAAGCGAAGGCGGGGAAGGGGAGCAAGACCGATTATCAAGGGGACAAGGTGCTGGTGCATCTGTTACTTTTTTTGCCGCTGTTGATCCAGTTCGCGCGACCGGGCGAATTCGGATTCTATACGATCATTCTGTACCGCTTTCAACTGCCCGATCAGGCGGCGTTTCTGCTCACCGTACTGTATGGCATCCTGCTCGTCTTTTGGCTGCTGTTTGCCGGCTGGCGTTGGCTGCAAGGGACGCTGAACCTGCCGGCCTTCTGGACGATGCTCTCGGCGGTGGCGGCGTTTGGTGTGATCTACTTTACCGCCAACAGCTTCTTGCTGATGTATGCGCTGATCTCGATTCCCCATTCGCTGCAATACATCGGTCTGGCCCTGCACTATCACGATGGGAAGAACAAACGAATCAAAAAATGGGCCGGAGCGAAAGGGCGCCGCTTTTTCGCCAAGTACTGGGCCTTTACGATCCTCTATACGCTGATCGCCGTCGTGCTGGTCAAATTCAACGAAGCGTATCATTCCCCGTGGGTCTACGGGTTGCTGGGCTTGACGATCTTTCATTTTTGGGTCGAGCTGTTCTCGTGGCGGCCGAAGCACAATCCGGAGCTGCGCGATTCACTGGGGCTGTAAAAAAAGAAAACCCTCAGCCGATTAGGGCTGAGGGTTTTCTTGTGCTTCCGCTTCTGCCTCGCAGCGGGCCGCGTAGTGATCGGCACCCCAGGTGCGCAGTGCATCCAGCACCGAGGAAAGCGTTTTCCCGCTCTCCGTCAACGTGTATTCGACGCGCGGCGGGATCTCCGGATACAAGGTCCGGTCGATGATCCCGTGCTCTTCTAATTCTTTCAGTCGTTCGGTTAGCAGTTTCGATGAGATCGGCAGGCTGGACGCGATTTCGGAAAAGCGTTTTTTGCCGTCAAACAGTTCGCGGATGATCAGCACGGTCCACTTTTTGCCGATAATCCCGAGGGTTACCTCGATTGGGCAGCATTGATTCTCTTGCTGTGCCATCGCTCCCCACCTTCTTTTTCATGTAGTATGTGGACTATTATAGCACGAATCGGGGAGAAGTATTGTGAAACGCATTACTTTACTTAGAAAAGTTATTTTGCTATTGTGTTGGAGTGGCACCAAAACCCATTTTGAGAGGAGTTTGGCAAATGGCAAGTTTGTTTGACTCGTTTACTTTAAAAAGCATGGAATTGAAAAATAGAATCATGATGTCTCCGATGTGCCAATACCAGGCGAACGAGGACGGGACGGTCACCGACTGGCACTTCGTCCACTACGGCGCGCGCGCGATCGGCGGCGTCGGCCTGGTGATGGTCGAAGCGTCCGGCGTGGAAGCGCGCGGCCGCATCTCGACCGGCGACGTGGGGATCTACTCCGATGACCACATCGCCGGCCTCGCCCGCATCGTCGAGCTCTGCAAGCAGTACGGCGCCAAGACGGCGATCCAGCTCGCCCATGCCGGCACGAAAGCGGAAACGCCGGAGCCGAATGTGGCGCCGTCTGCGCTCACGCACTTCGACCGCTACAACACGCCTAAGGAACTGACGACCGCGGAGATTCAGCAGATCGTCACCGCGTTTGCAGAAGCGGCGGCGCGCGCTGTCAAGGCCGGCTTCGACACGGTGGAGATCCACGGTGCGCACGGCTACCTGATCAACCAGTTCCTGTCCCCGCTGACCAACAAGCGCATCGACGAATACGGCGGGTCGCTGGAGAATCGCCTGCGCTTCCCGCTGCAGGTGATCGGCGCGGTCAAAGCGGCGATTCCGAACGACATGCCGCTCTTGATGCGCGTCTCCGCTTCCGAATACTCGGAGGAAGGCTACCCGCTCGACGAGATGGTGGAGATGGTCAAACAGTTCAAGGCGGCGGGCGTCGACATGATCGACGTTTCCTCCGGCGGCTCGCTGCCGGTCGCGCCGCCGGCGATCTATCCGGGATATCAGCTGCAGTTTGCGGAAACGATCAAGCGCGGGGCGGAGATCCCGACGATCACCGTCGGCTTGCTCCACACCCCTGCGTTGATGGAAGAAGCGGTGCAAAACGGCCGCGCCGATGTGGTGGCGGTGGGGCGCGAACTGCTGCGCAACCCGCATTTTGTGAAGACGGCCGCCTTGGAACTGGGCGCTGAACTCGAGCTGCCGGGCGTTTACCGCCACGCGTTTTAAGATCGAACAATCCGTTCGCCTTTTGTTCGTCAAACCAGCGTCACGAAGGCGAATGTACGTTCGTGAGTCCAGAGAATCATTTTCCATAAGAAGGCCGAAATCCTGCCACTTCAACCATTGAAGTGGCAGGATTTCTATTTATAGGACAGAATATCAGTCGGAGTGGTGGAAAGTGGGGGAAAGTGGAGCACCTTTCCGTAAAGTGGGTGAATGGACATGTTCATGGGGGAATTTCAGCACAGCATCGACGACAAAGGGCGACTGATCATCCCGGCCAAATTCCGGGACGGACTTGGCGCGTCATTCGTTGTGACCCGTGGCTTGGACAATTGCCTGTTTGTATACCCCAGAAGCGAGTGGGAGACGATAGAGTCGAAGTTGAAAAGTCTTCCATTCACAAGAGCGGATGCCCGCGCCTTTTCCCGTTTTTTCTTCTCCGGAGCGACCGAGTGCGACTTGGACAAACAAGGGCGCGCCAACATTCCGAACAACTTGCGCGAGTACGCGAAGCTCAATCGCGACTGCGTGGTGATCGGGGTCTCGGGCCGGGTGGAGATCTGGGCGAAGGAAGTGTGGGAGGAGTACACACTGCATGCGGCCGACTCTTTCGGGGAGATCGCGGAAAAACTTGTTGACTTGGACCTGTAACACAGCACATCACCATCGCTTAGACTTGAGGTGTTTGAACCCATGCCGGAAGAAACCACATTTCATCATGTTTCTGTATTTGCCACTGAGGCTGTGGAGGCTCTGCAACCGGAGCCAGACCATATCTATGTAGACTGCACGCTGGGCGGAGCAGGTCACTCGGGGCGCATCTTGCAGGCCAGTTCGCCGACCGGCCGCCTGATCGCCATCGACCAGGACCTGACCGCGATCGCCAACGCGAAGCAAGTGCTCGCGCCGCACGAAGGCCGCTTTACGATCGTCCATTCCAATTTTCGCCGATTAGCGGAGATCGTAGAGGAACAAGGCTTGTCGGGCGTCGACGGGGTGCTGTTCGACCTTGGCGTCTCCTCACCGCAGCTTGATGAGGGAGAGCGTGGATTTTCGTATCAGCACGATGCTCCGCTGGACATGCGGATGGATAAAACGCAGCCGTTCACCGCGCACGATCTGGTGAACACGTATAGCCAGGATGAACTGGCCAAGATCTTGTTCGAGTACGCCGAAGAGAAATGGTCGAAGCGCATCGCCGAATTTATCGTGCGCGAAAGAGCGAAAGGGCCGATCGAAACGACCGGCCAACTGGTCGACATCATCAAAGCGGCGATCCCGGCCGCAGCGCGCAGGGAAGGGCCACATCCCGCGAAACGGACGTTCCAAGCGATCCGCATCGCGGTCAACGACGAGCTGAATGTCTTCGCCGAGGCGATTCAGCAAGCCATCCGGGTCTTGAATCCGGGCGGTCGCGTGGCGATCATCACCTTCCATTCTTTAGAGGACCGCATCGCCAAACTGGCTTTGCAGGAAGCGGCAAAAGGATGCATCTGTCCGCCGCAGCTGCCGATCTGCCAGTGCAACAACGAGCCGAAGGTGAAGATCATCACCCGCAAGCCGATCATGCCGTCCGACGAAGAGCTGGCGCATAACCCACGGGCACGTTCCGCCAAATTGCGCATCGCCGAGAAACTCTAACGGGCTTACTGGGAGCAGAGAGAAGGGAGAAGTACGATGTCGATGTACCGGGATAATCTTGCCCGCCCCTTGCCGAAACAGCAAGAGGCGGTACCCTATCAACAGCCGAAGCAGGGGGCGGCCCCCCGCTCGGAACGATCAAAACGGGAAGCAAAAGAAAAATTGAAATGGCTCGGCACGATTCTCGTCTGCATCGTGATCGCGCTGGGGCTCGTCTCGCGCTATGCGTCGATGGTCAGCCTCAGCTACGAGTTGGAGACGCAAAAGTCGCAGCTGCAAGGCTTGCAGGATGACAATCTGAAGTTGGAACAGCAGATGCTGGAGATGGAATCGCCGGAGCGCATCAAAAGCTACGCCTCGAACAAGCTCGGCATGAAGTCGGTGCAGGACAGCAACCTGATCATCCTGCCGGGGAGCTCGAACTGATGAGCGAGCGCGTGTTCAAGAAACGGGTACGACTCTTGGCGATCTGTCTGATGGCCGGTCTCCTGTCTCTCGTCATCCGGCTGATGTACATCCAAGTCGCCCAAGCGGACGAACTGTCGGCAAAGGCGGAGAATTGGCTGGTCGCGACGGTGGACATCCCCGGAACACGCGGCACGATCTACGACCGCGAAGGTCAAAAGCTGGCTTTTACCGGTGTGGCGTATGAAATCAGCGTCTCTGTCAACGAGAAGGCGATGAAAGAGTGGAACGAGACGCCGGAGATGTATGCGCAGTTTCTCGCGCCGCTCGTCGGCATGACCGAGGCGGAGCTGATGGAGTATATCGATCCTGCCAAATATGCGAACAGGCCGGAAGCTGACAGACCGAAAGCGGTCGGCATCGGGCCCAAAGGGGCAAAAGTGGACTCGGCCGTCCATGACAAGATTGTAGCGATGCACGATCAGCAAAAGCTGCGCGGCGTCAATACGTTCCGCAAAGACATCCGCCGCTATCCGAACGGCAATTTTGCCGCGCATGTGCTCGGCTACTTCGGCATCAACGATCAGGAGAAAAAGGAGATCGGTCTGGCCGGGGTCGAGTCGGTCTACAATGACAAGCTGTCCGGACATCCGGGCACTGTCGTGATGTACACCGACCGCAACGGCAATCCGCTCCCGAACTATGAGCCGGAGACGACGAAGCAGGCGGTGGACGGGGAAGACCTCGTGCTGACGATCGATTCGACGATTCAGCATTTTGTGGAAGAAGAGCTCGACAACATCGTGAACAAGTACGGGCCGAAACACGCCTCGATCATCGTCGCCGACCCGAACAATGGCGAGATCCTGGCGCTGGGCAACCGCCCGCATTACAACCCGGCCGAATATGCGAAAGCGGAGCCGGAGTCCTTGTGGAACAACTGGGCCTTGCGCTCGTTTGAACCGGGCTCGACGTTCAAGTCGTTCGTGCTGACGGCGGCCCTCGCCGAGCACAAAGTCGATTTGAGCGATACGTTCGCATCCGGCCAGATCGCAGTCGACGGGTACTTGATCAAAGACTGGAACGGCATTGGTTTCGGGACGATCTCCTACCGCGAAGGGGTCTACAACTCCTCGAACGTCGGGTTCGTCAAGATCGGGCAAAAGCTCGGCAAAGAGTCGCTGTACGAGTACCTGTATGATTTTGGCTTTCAGAAGCCGACCGGCATCGACCTGCCGGGCGAAGAGCAGTCAACGCTGTTCAACGTCGCCAAGATGCGCGATGTCGACTTGGCGTCGACGTCGTTTGGACAAGGGGTGTCGGTCACGCCGATCCAACAGGTGGCGGCGATGATGGCAATCGCCAACGGCGGCAAGGTCTATCAGCCGCACGTGGTCAAAGAGTTCCGCGATCAGAAGACCGGTCAGACGCTGCGCGAGGTGAAGCCGAAAGTGCTCTCCGAGGTGGCGAACGATGAAGTGATGAGCACGGTGCGCGAAGTGATGGAAGAGACGATCAGCGTCGAGGACCCGTCTCACGGCTACATCAAAGGCTACCACGTGGCCGGCAAGACGGGGACGGCGCAAGTTCCGAAGGCGGATCGCAGCGGCTATTCGGACAGCGCCTACCGCTTGTCGTTCATCGGATTTGCGCCGGCCGACAAACCGAAATTTTTGATCTATGTCACGGTCGACCAGCCGACCCGCAACGCGCCGTACATGTTCGGCTCCTACATCGCCGAGCCGTCCGGCAAAGCGGTGCTGGAAAACGCGCTGCGCTACTACCAAGTGCCGGCCGATCCGAGCGATCCGGGGCATGGCCAGCAGGCCGGAGCTGCCGGACAGCAGCAGCAGCCGGCCAAACCGCAAACGCCAAAAGCGTTCGTCGATGTGCCGGACTTTGTCGGCACGACCAAAGAAAGCGCCGCCAAGATCGCAGCCGACAGCAAGCTGAAGCTGAAAAGTGTCGGCGAAGGTCCGAAGGTGACCGGCCAGTGGCCGGACGCCGGAACGGGCCAGGTGCCGGAGGGCGCCGAGATCAAACTGTATTATGGACCGGAAGGCAGTGCGGAGGGCAAGGTGAAACTGCCCGACCTGACCGGACTGTCGCTTCGGGAAGCGATCGAGACGCTGTCTTTGCTGCAGCTGAAGATCGACCCGGCCGGAACCGGATATGTCACCAAACAGGAATTGCCCGCGGGCACGCTTGTCCCCGTCGGCTCGCCTGTAAAGATCACCCTCTCCCCGCAGCAGTCTTGACGCTGCGGGTTTTCTATGTTGTGATGAACAAGTTGTGTCCGTTCGGACAAAGAGTACTTGTCTCGTCTCCTGGCGCATAACGTTGGTAATGGTTGTACTGACAGCAACACGTTACCTTTGCGATGCAAAAAGGAGGCGTCCAGTTTTGCGAGTGTCGAACGGAATGATACGGAAACGACTCGTGATCGTGCTGATGGCTTTGGCCGCCGTGTTTTGTGCGCTGGTGCTGCGCCTTGGATATGTGCAGATGATTCAGTCACCCTGGCTGACAGC
Protein-coding regions in this window:
- the rsmH gene encoding 16S rRNA (cytosine(1402)-N(4))-methyltransferase RsmH; translated protein: MPEETTFHHVSVFATEAVEALQPEPDHIYVDCTLGGAGHSGRILQASSPTGRLIAIDQDLTAIANAKQVLAPHEGRFTIVHSNFRRLAEIVEEQGLSGVDGVLFDLGVSSPQLDEGERGFSYQHDAPLDMRMDKTQPFTAHDLVNTYSQDELAKILFEYAEEKWSKRIAEFIVRERAKGPIETTGQLVDIIKAAIPAAARREGPHPAKRTFQAIRIAVNDELNVFAEAIQQAIRVLNPGGRVAIITFHSLEDRIAKLALQEAAKGCICPPQLPICQCNNEPKVKIITRKPIMPSDEELAHNPRARSAKLRIAEKL
- a CDS encoding helix-turn-helix domain-containing protein; amino-acid sequence: MAQQENQCCPIEVTLGIIGKKWTVLIIRELFDGKKRFSEIASSLPISSKLLTERLKELEEHGIIDRTLYPEIPPRVEYTLTESGKTLSSVLDALRTWGADHYAARCEAEAEAQENPQP
- a CDS encoding septum formation initiator family protein, which translates into the protein MYRDNLARPLPKQQEAVPYQQPKQGAAPRSERSKREAKEKLKWLGTILVCIVIALGLVSRYASMVSLSYELETQKSQLQGLQDDNLKLEQQMLEMESPERIKSYASNKLGMKSVQDSNLIILPGSSN
- the namA gene encoding NADPH dehydrogenase NamA; amino-acid sequence: MASLFDSFTLKSMELKNRIMMSPMCQYQANEDGTVTDWHFVHYGARAIGGVGLVMVEASGVEARGRISTGDVGIYSDDHIAGLARIVELCKQYGAKTAIQLAHAGTKAETPEPNVAPSALTHFDRYNTPKELTTAEIQQIVTAFAEAAARAVKAGFDTVEIHGAHGYLINQFLSPLTNKRIDEYGGSLENRLRFPLQVIGAVKAAIPNDMPLLMRVSASEYSEEGYPLDEMVEMVKQFKAAGVDMIDVSSGGSLPVAPPAIYPGYQLQFAETIKRGAEIPTITVGLLHTPALMEEAVQNGRADVVAVGRELLRNPHFVKTAALELGAELELPGVYRHAF
- a CDS encoding penicillin-binding transpeptidase domain-containing protein — encoded protein: MSERVFKKRVRLLAICLMAGLLSLVIRLMYIQVAQADELSAKAENWLVATVDIPGTRGTIYDREGQKLAFTGVAYEISVSVNEKAMKEWNETPEMYAQFLAPLVGMTEAELMEYIDPAKYANRPEADRPKAVGIGPKGAKVDSAVHDKIVAMHDQQKLRGVNTFRKDIRRYPNGNFAAHVLGYFGINDQEKKEIGLAGVESVYNDKLSGHPGTVVMYTDRNGNPLPNYEPETTKQAVDGEDLVLTIDSTIQHFVEEELDNIVNKYGPKHASIIVADPNNGEILALGNRPHYNPAEYAKAEPESLWNNWALRSFEPGSTFKSFVLTAALAEHKVDLSDTFASGQIAVDGYLIKDWNGIGFGTISYREGVYNSSNVGFVKIGQKLGKESLYEYLYDFGFQKPTGIDLPGEEQSTLFNVAKMRDVDLASTSFGQGVSVTPIQQVAAMMAIANGGKVYQPHVVKEFRDQKTGQTLREVKPKVLSEVANDEVMSTVREVMEETISVEDPSHGYIKGYHVAGKTGTAQVPKADRSGYSDSAYRLSFIGFAPADKPKFLIYVTVDQPTRNAPYMFGSYIAEPSGKAVLENALRYYQVPADPSDPGHGQQAGAAGQQQQPAKPQTPKAFVDVPDFVGTTKESAAKIAADSKLKLKSVGEGPKVTGQWPDAGTGQVPEGAEIKLYYGPEGSAEGKVKLPDLTGLSLREAIETLSLLQLKIDPAGTGYVTKQELPAGTLVPVGSPVKITLSPQQS
- the mraZ gene encoding division/cell wall cluster transcriptional repressor MraZ produces the protein MFMGEFQHSIDDKGRLIIPAKFRDGLGASFVVTRGLDNCLFVYPRSEWETIESKLKSLPFTRADARAFSRFFFSGATECDLDKQGRANIPNNLREYAKLNRDCVVIGVSGRVEIWAKEVWEEYTLHAADSFGEIAEKLVDLDL
- a CDS encoding GNAT family N-acetyltransferase, with the translated sequence MTLEVRRIEEQEWETYCQIRAESYHQLYPERAVEMRHLTDLNDTRCVFVRGEMKVTGRLFDYRQYLHGQALPMGGIASIATRIEERGQGYVRTLLASILQELKADGVPVSCLHPSSYSFYRQFGYEYCCEKRIFKSPAQRPLFATPAAPDSGRIVRSSEAELDALKDIYDRYAMTRNGLLQRSDREWVKIVQNVFGGSKPRLYIWRDADDRPQGYIVLVQQEDNRLFVKELIAANIDAQKGLLSLLERDNLLKGWEWETGIDSILSSLLHDPKQMQSDTENWFMGRIVDVTAAWQVTSPLAQPGSVRLGVQDSFAPWNEGTWQVAVETAGSAIVSASSEPAQASADIGTWSQIFFGYLTVEEAQFLGKLSVHDPNALPVLNSLWASSQKPLMLDYF